The DNA segment CCACCCGCCTGGGATGTGGGGGTCGTGCTCGCCCTGCGGGAGACGACCGGGCTGTTCCGGCGGGGGATCGAGAGCGTGTCCGTCTCGCTGGAAACCGGCGGGGGCCGGCGATCGGCACGTCTCGATGCATCGGACGCAGAGCGGTTCGCCCGGCTGGCGACGCGGTGGGTGAGGAACCGCCGGACGGTCGAGGGCCGACTCTTGATGGCCGACTTCAAGGAGGCGGCGACCCGATGCCGCGTGCATCCCCCGCTGGGCTCGCCGGTCGAGTGCACGTTCGACGAGGCACACCGCCAGGCGGTTCTGGATGCGTTGACGAAGTACGTCAGGGTCACGGGGGAGGCGGAGGTCGATCCGGATACGTCCAGGATCAAGCGGCTCGTGATTGCCGACATCGAAATTCTCGACTGGGAGGGCACCGAGGGAACAACGACGTCGTTCTGGGAATCGATCTCGACTGAAGAGCTGGCCGCGATGCAACGTGTCGCGCCACTGGCACGCGTCGAGGAACTGGCCGCCGATATCTGGGAGTCGCCCGAGGAGCTGGACGCGTTTCTCGCCGACATCTACAGCGCTAGAACGGCGGACCGGGACCGTCGAGGTGCCTGACTATCTCGTGTTGGATACGGATGTCGCGTCAGCACTTCAGGCTCAGCGGCTTCCGGCGGACATGCGTCAGCACGTGGTCTCGAAGACGCTCTGCATCACGTTCGTGACGGTCGGCGAGTTCTTCAAGGGTGCCTACAAGGCGAGCTGGGGTCAGCGCAGGTTCGAGAGACTGGAAGGGTGGCTCCGTAACGTGGTCGTCCTCCCCTACGACGCCGATGCGGCGCGGGCGTGGGGACGGCTGGTCGCCGAGATGGAAAAGCGCGGACGCGCCATTTCCGCGAACGACGGCTGGATCGCGGCCTGCTGCCTGAGTCGTGGTCTCCCGCTGATGACTCTGAACCGCAGGCATTTTCAGGAGATTCCCGGCCTGACGCTCGTGCCGTGACGGTCGATCCGACCAACCCCCGGGCCTGACGACACGAAACCCATGCCGGGTTGCCTGGCCACCGTCGGCTGGAAGATCTCTTACGGGCCGGCCGACGACCGCCTGC comes from the Dehalococcoidia bacterium genome and includes:
- a CDS encoding type II toxin-antitoxin system VapC family toxin; this encodes MPDYLVLDTDVASALQAQRLPADMRQHVVSKTLCITFVTVGEFFKGAYKASWGQRRFERLEGWLRNVVVLPYDADAARAWGRLVAEMEKRGRAISANDGWIAACCLSRGLPLMTLNRRHFQEIPGLTLVP